The Candidatus Hydrogenedentota bacterium genome segment CCAGCGGGTGGCGCGCCTGAAGCGGCTGGAGGCCGAGTTTAAGCTGGGCTACGCGTTTGGTCTCGGGAGCGACGCGATGGCGGAGGCCTATGGCCGCGCGCGGCTGATCTTCAACGCGAGCATTGCGCAGGACGTGAACATGCGCGTCTTCGAGGCCCTGGCGACGGGCAAGCCGCTGGTGACGAACGCGGAGGCGGCGGCCAACGGGCTTTTTGAGCTCTTCGAGGATGGGCGGCATCTCATTGCCTATACGGACGACAACCTGATGGAGCGCGTCCGCCACGCCTTGGACCATCCCGACTGGGCGGCGGCCATTGGCGAAGCCGGGCGCCGTGAGGCGCTGGAGAAGCATACCTATGTCCACCGCGTTCGGGAACTGCTGGAGATTGTGGCCCGCCATGCGCCTGGCCTGGCGGAGGGGGGTGCGCGCCCGCGCAAATCGGGTCAGCGCGTGGCTGAGTTTGTTCCGTGGGGCGCCCGCCGTCTGCTGGATGTGGGGATGGGCCTGGACGCGAGCCGGGTGGCGTTGCGGCGCCTGGGGGTGGAGTATGTGGCGGCGATCGCTCCCGATTCGGGGGCCCTCGAACGGCGGGGGCGTTCCTACGACGCGGCGGCGCTGCTGGACCCGGGGGCGCCGCTGCCGGGCGCGGATTACGACGCGATTCTCTGGCGGAAGCCGGTTGAATCGGGGCTTGAATGGGACTACGTGTTCAACGCGTCGACGGCGGCGCTGGCGGAAGGGGGCCACGTGCTATTTGTCCTCGACGAGGCCGATATCCTGGCGAGCGCGGGCGAACTGGCCTTCTCCGCGCTGGTCCGCTGGATGGCCCCCTGGCGCTACCGCCCCCTGGTGTGGCGGCACGGCTCCGAACGCGGGCACTATCATCTGGTGGTGGCGTGCCAGCAGACCGCCACGCCGGACGAGATCGTGGCCCAACTCTACCGGGCTTTTCCGGTCAATGGCGTCGACACGAACCCCGGCGTTCAGATCTTCAGCGGCGAAGGACCCGGTTCACCAGGTGCTGGACGTCCGTAGCGCCCACGCCGCCGCCATCGACATCCGCATCGGGCAGATTGTTCAGTTCGAGCACCGCGTTGATAACCAGTTGCAGGTCAGCCGCGTTGACGTCCCCGTCGCGGTTGACATCGCCCGTGGAAAGCGCCGCGTCCGCCCGCGTCGCGCCGTTCCCGTCCACCGTGACGCCCCGGACCACAAAGGGAATGTAGCCGGGCGCCTCGACGCGGAGTGTGTAGGTTCCTGGGAGCAGCATCCGGTGGTAGTCGCCCGCGTCCGAGTCCGTGAAGACGGGTTGGGGGTTGTCGTCCACCAGCACCCGGGCGTGGAGGGGCGCGCCAGACACGCGATCGGTGACGACGCCGCGCGCGCCCCGGTGTACGAGATCGAGGTAGGCGAACATGGCGGCCCGGTTTTCCTCCCACAGCCCCGCGAGGGCGGCGCTTGCCGGGGCCTTGATGTTCGAGACTTCCAGCGTTACATTCACCATGCCGGCGTAGCGATACTGCCAGTCCTGCATGCCGCCCGAGATGCTGTACCAGGCGGAGCCATTGGAGACCCCGCCGGGAAAGGCGGGGCTGTTGAACATGGGCGGGTTCCGTTCCGCGTAGGCGCTTGAAATGTCGCGCATGAGGGGGTCGTCGGGCGTGGGGGCATCCGAGCCGCTGGGAATACCGGGCTCCTCGTCGTACGGGTAGTTCACGAGGAGCGCGCCGGTGTGGTAGTTCGCGCCGAGCACCAGGCTCTGCTCCGCGGTCCAGCGCATGAGGTGGGCGACTTCCGGCTGGCGTCCCGCGGTGTCCGGCGCGCCCAAGTCAAAGACCGTGCCGGTGAAATCGCGGCTGAATTCCGGAAAGGCCCGATTCAGATCGACATTGTTCGCGTTCCAGCGAATCCCGAGGGTGTAGCCATCCGGATTGGCGAGGGGCACGAGCCAGATTGCCGTTTCATTCACCAGGTCTGTAACGCCGGGGTCGTTGCCGTAGCCGGCGAGGAGATCCGACAGGAAGTTCAGGCACAGCACCGTACCGACCGGTTCATCGCCGTGCAGGGTCGAAATGTAGGCGAATTCCGGCTCGTCCTCCTCCACATCCGGCTGATCCGTGATGAGAATTGCCCAGATTTCGCGGCCCTGCACCGAGCGGCCCAGGGAGAAGAGACGGACTATGTCCGGGTGGTCTTCCGCCGCTTGCGCCAGTATGTCGCCGATCGCGGCGTAGCTCGGATACTCGGCCAGCGCCTTCGCGTCCCGCGGCTGCACCTCCACGATGGCGTGGGGGAGGCCCGCCGCCTGGAAACGTTCCCAGTGGTCCGCGTGAATGTAGGCTCGGGCCTCGCGCCCGTCAAAATGGTCGATCACACCGCCCAGCGCCTCCACGGCCGCGAGGGTATCCCGGTTCGCGCCGGGCAGCGCGACCACGTAGGTCGTGTGATCGGCGGCCGCGGCCATGGCGGCGAGGCAACACGCGGCGCCGCAGAGCAGCCAGCGGCCGGGGATTCCCGCCGGGCCGCGTATGGGACGGTGCGCCGTCATGGGCCGCCCGCATCCGCGACAACATAGAAGGTATAGGCGGCGGTTTCGCCCTTCTTGCTCGTGACCGAGAGCGAAACGAGATAGCGCCCGGGCTCGTTGTAGGTGTGCAGGGTTTCCTGGCTTTTCGATTTCTTGCCGTTGCCAAAGTCCCACTGCACCCTTTTCACGGTGTATTGCGGGTCATAGGGCGCCGAGAGGCCGACCGTGAAGCGGTCGGAGAGCGAGATGGGAAGGCGGCCCGACGGCACACGCACGAGATCGAAGGCATTGTAGCGCTTGGAGACGCCAACGGGCACCCGGATGTCGCCGGGCACATGCATGAATCCTATCGGGGCCTCGCCGGCCAGGATGTCGGCCATGGACCCGATCGTTTGTTCATACTTGGCGGGATCGCAGTATGCGAGCACGATGGCATCGGCGATCGCCAGGTGCGGGAGGTTGCTCGGATAGCCCAGCAGGACCACCACAACATTGACGCCCTTTTCCTTCAGGGCCTTGATCAGGGCGACCTGGCCGCCCGGGCGATCGGTATCCGTGAGAATGAGCACCACGGTCCGAATGCCCCGGATGTGGCTGGTCACACGGCGGATTTCGAAGTCCTTTATCTCGCCAATGTGCCGCGCTGTTGTGATCAATTGCCGCGAGATGGGCTTGATATGCTTTTCGAGCCCTTTGGCCAGGGTTTCCACGCCGACGACGCCGGTTACGCCGATGGGCATCGACGCATCCTTGCGCAACGGGAGCACCCCGCCGCGATTCTGGACCACGGTAACTGCCTGCCGTTCGATGGCTTGGACCCGCTTGGCAAGTTGGGCCTGTTTTTCGAGGGGCGCGGCTTTTTTCTCCTTCAGCGCCATCACCTCGGCCTGGCGGTGCTCGAACTTGTAGTCCAGCACGCGCTTCAGGGCGCGATCAATGACTTCTTCCGAAAGGCGCCCGTCTTTGACGGCCAGGACAATGTTGTCCACCGCGCGCATTTCGCTGTTGCCCGCGGCGTTCCAGTAGATCATGTCCGCGCCGTAGCTCAGTGCGCGTATGGCCGCCACCGCGGGATCGAGCAAACCGGCGACATCCTGGGTGTCCATGGGCCCGGCGAGGATAATGCCCTGGTAGCCCAGATCCCGGCGGAGTAGGCCGCCAATCACGGCTTCGGAGACGCACGCGGGTGGACTCGCCGGATCCAGCGTGGGCACGAGGGTGTTGCCGACATGGATAATCGGGCTTCCGCCGGCGATCGCCTGTATGTAGGGGGCCAGATCGGTCTCCACGAGCGTTGCCGATGGCGTGAGCAGCACGGCGGAGGTTTTTCTGGCCCGGTTCGCGCCGCCGCCCGGGAAGCCCAGGGGCACGGCGAGCACGCCGTGATCCCGAAAGACATCGCGCATGATCCCGAAGGCGCCGCCGATGAAGGCGGGGTCGCTGCCCAGGGTGTACACCGTGCCCTCCGCGCCGGGGAGGGTGGGCGCCATTTCGAGGGAGGGGCCCAGGTGCAGGTTGAAGCCCATCAGCGAGAGGTGTTCGGCGAGCAGCTGGGCAACGTCGCGGGTTACCCTTTCGTCGTTGGCGGCGGCGAGGGAGAGGGGCGACGGGAGCTGCACGAACTCATTGAAGTCTTCGCGCTCCGAGCGGGTCAGCCGGTAGATGTTTGTGCCTATCCAGAGCGGGATTCCGGAAACCTGCTCCACACCCCGCAGTTTGGTCACATAGATTGCCGCATAGGTGGGCTTCAGGATACGGGGGATAATCGCGCCGCCGGGGGTATAGGACTTCAGGTACGCCAGATCGGCGACGGAGGGGGCGTGTGAGCCTTCCATGGTGACCACCATGAGTTGCGCGACTTTCTGCCGGAGCTCCATGTTGGCCAGCGCGTGGCCCATGGGGTCTTCCTCCTTGTCGGGAAGGATGTTTTCGACGGGGGCGTCCGGATCCGCGATCCCGCCGGTGAGCCCGGGGGCGCCGGAATCGGTGTCGAATATGCTTCCCGGGGCTTCCGGGGTGTCCGCGGACGCCGCAAGGCAAAGCAGTCCAGCCAGGATATAACGCGTCATGGGCCCAATCCTTTTCGTTCTAATCAATCTTGATTCTAACAGAAAGCCCGGGCGGGGTGGCTACCCGGGAATGCCGCGGGGCGCGGGCGCGTTACTTGGTGGAGCGGGGCCCCGCATGGAAAGGTCCCGCGTGTGCGCGGTAAAATAGCCGTCGCGGGGCTCCCCAGGCGCCCCCAACACTTTCCCGAACCCTGCCGAGTCACCTTGCCCGAATGAGTTTCAAGCCCACCATAGCCCAATGGCCCGCCGAGCGCCTTCAGCCGCTGTACCAGGAGGCGACGCCCGCCCAGGTGGAGGCGGCGCTGGACAAGGACGATCTGGACATTGCGGCTCTCGGCGCGCTGCTTTCGCCGGCCGCGCGCGCGTTCCTGGAGCCTATGGCGCAGAAGGCCAACCGCCTGACGCGCTGGCACTTCGGGCGGACGATCTCGCTCTACGCACCGCTGTACATCTCCAACCTGTGCGCGGCGGATTGTGTCTACTGCGGCTTTTCGGTCCGATCCGGAAACAAGGAGAAGCGCGTGACCCTGCGGCCGCGCGAGATCCGGCGGGAGTGCGAGGCGCTGGCGACGCTCGGATACGAGAATATCCTGATTCTCACCGGGGAAGCGCCGAAGCGGGTGAAGGTGGAGCACATTGCGGACGCCATCGGCATTGCGCGGGAGTACTTCAGCGGCGTCTCCGTGGAGGTGTACGCGGTGGACGAAGCCGATTACCGGCGCTGGGTGGAGGCGGGTCTGGAGGGCGTAACGCTTTACATGGAGACCTACCACCGGCCCACATACGCGCAGGTTCACCTGGAGGGCCAGAAGGCCGATTATGACTACCGGCTGGACGCCACCGAGCGGGCCGGTAATGCCGGGGTGAGGAAGTTGAGCATTGGCGCGCTGCTGGGCCTGCACCAGTGGCGGGATGAGCTGATCTGGGTCGGTCTGCACGCGCGACACCTGCAGAAGGCCTGTTGGCAGTCCGCGATATCGGTCTCATTCCCACGTATTCTGCACATGCCGGAGCGATTCCAGGTTCGGGATTTCGTGCGGGACGCCGATCTCGTGCAGGGGATGCTGGCGTTGCGGCTGTTTCTGCCGGAGGTGGGCTTTAATCTGAGTACGCGGGAGGCGTCGGCGTTCCGGGACAAGCTGATACCGCTGGGCGTGACGCACATGAGCGCCGGATCCAGCACGCGTCCCGGCGGCTACGCCACGCGCGGCGTCGAGGTGCTGGAGCAGTTCGAGATCGAGGACTTGCGGAGTCCCGGTGAAGTGGTCGAGGCCATCCGCGCGGCGGGTTATGATCCGGTCTGGAAGGACTTTGATCGGGCCTTTGATCGGGCGTAGGGTCTGGGCTCTTGGGGGTGCAGCCTTTCATGATGCGTTGCGTCACCCATTAGAGATGAAAATGGACGGCGGCTTCGCCGCCTGGCAGGCGGGGACGCCTGCGCTCCCAGCCTTTGCCGCTTCCCTTGGGGGAGATGCGGTAATCTGGTTTGTATGAGGCAGCTGTGGTGATGCCGAGGCGTTTTTTTCAGAGCAGCCACCGGCTGGATTGGCGGCATTGGACAGGAGGTTGGCCCACTTGCCAGCCGGATGCGGTCCGCCGGGGTACAGCCGTTGATGACGCGTGGCGTCACCCGTTGAGTATGAAAGGCCGGTTGCTTTGCAACGGGTACACAGCCGGGACGACTGTGCCACGTTCCTTGCACGCTTCACCTTGGTTCTCAAGAGTAGAATGTGGCACAGGCGTAGGGGCTGGGCTCTTGGGGGTACAGCCACCGGCTGGATTGGCGGCATTGGACAGGAGGTTGGCCCACTTGCCAGCCGGATGCAGTCCCCTGGGGAGTGATCGCGATCCTGCTGGGCTGGCGGATCAGTTGCGGTTGGCGGCTTCGTGGATGGCGCGGCGCAGGTCCCGGGCGGCGGCCTGGACGTTTTCCGCGGCGGTGACGGCGGTAACGACGGCGATGCGGCGTGTTCCGCGGCGGACGACTTCGGCGAGGTTGTGCGCTTTGATGCCGCCCATGCAGGTGAAGGGGATCCGGAGGTGCGGGCGGATGGCGTCGATCATCTCTGGGCCGACGGCGCCGGTGGGCACGGATTTGGTCTGGGTGGCGTAGATGGGGCCGATGTTGACGTAGGTCGCGCCGGCATTCTGCGCGGCGAGGGCTTCTTCGAGGTTGTGCGTGCTGGCGCCCACGAGGAGGTCGGGGGCGATGCGGCGGGCGTCGGCCACGGGGAAGTCGTCCTGGCCGAGGTGTACGCCGTCGGCGCCAATGGCGAGAGCGACGTCGACGCGATCGTTCACGATGAGCAGGGCGCCGGCCTCGCGACAGCGGTCGGCGAAGGCGTGGCCGAGGGCGACAAGTTCGGCCGCTGGCGCGGACTTTTCACGGAATTGTATGAGCCGGACGCCGGCGCGCAGGCAGGCGTCGAGCACGTCAAGCGGGGTCCGCCCGGCGCAGAACTCGCTGGTGATGACGACGTAGAGGTCGGCCGCTTCGAAGCGGGCCATTCGGGAGGCGAGATCCATCAACCGCCTCCGACGAAGCGGACGAGTTCGAGGACGTCGCCGTCGGCGAGCTCGGTGGCGGCGAAGTCTTGCCTGGCGACGATATCGTCGTTGCGTTGGACGACCAGGGCTTCGCAGTTGATTTCCATGGCGTCGAGGAGGGCCTGGAGCGACGTGCCCGGGGCCACGTCGTGCGATTCGCTATTAACGCTGACCTGCATGGTGTCTCCTTTCTTCAATTGGAAACGGGATTGGGGTATTTCGACCTGTCCCGCGGCTATTTTAATGCGGTTATTTGTGATGGTTGAGTGTATGGATCGGAAAATTCCGGCGCCGTGTTGTTGGGCGTTTTGGAATGCTTACACCTGGGTGAGGACTTGCTATTAACTCGAAAGACTGTTGTAGGGAAGTGCGGCTCGCCGTAACTCCACTATGATACGGGCTTTCAGCCCTTGCCGAAATCGCCGTCATTTTACCTGGGCCTTCGGCCCAGGCTGGTATGATCCGCGCTTTTGGCGCTGAAGAAATGGCGCTCCATAGTTGTATTGCGCCGGGGGCGCAACCTGCCGGCGGGCCGCCGGCGCTCCATAGTTGCACGCAGCCTTTATTCTGCAAGTCGCTTTGGTTTGGCCACTGTACTTCGTTCGACTAAAGTGATACACATTTTGCAGCCCGTACTGTCCGCGGCGGCGGCTTTGCCGCTTTGGAGAGCCGGGACGGCTATCCTACATTTTGCAGCCCGAAATGTCTGAGTACCTGTTTTCTGATTGAACTTTGGATGCGCCGTGGGATTCCTGCTTCATGGTATACCAGTGCGGCGCGCGGGTCTACCACGGTGTTTCGATGTTGAATGCGCCGAGGTCGATATTGGCCAGCGCCTCGTCGTGCGGGAGGCGGTACGTTCTTGCGTAGGGCGTCGGGCGATCGCCGGCCTCCACCTGCACGTTGTCGGCCCAGACGAGGCCGGTGTTGCCCGCTTCGATCCCGATTTCGACGTAGAGTTCTTCGATTTCGAGGGGGATGTCCTTGCCGGGGTGGAAGACGCCGTGTACGGGGCGCCAGGCCACGGAGGGGCGCAAGGGCATGAGGGGGGCGTGTCCCGTTTCGCCGTCCGGCGTGACCCAGGCGAGGCGCACGGCGCCGTGGCCGCGGGCGCCTCCGCGCGCCTGGAGGTTTGCGGTGCGCGCGAGCATGGAGACGGTGTACGGCGCCCCGGGCTCGAGGCGGCTTCCCAGGTTCTTCACGCGCAGCTCGACGTTGTCCACGATGGCGTTGCCGGTTCCGCCGGGGGTGCGCCAGACTTCCAGCGCGATGCTGTTGGGGTCGGCGTTCTCGGGGATGTCCATTTCGGCCTGCATGAGGATCCACTGGCCGTTTCCGGGGTGGACGGCGTGGCGCTCCTCCTGGAATCCCGGGCCGTTGAAGCGGACGGTGAGGTGGAGGTTGTTGGGGGTTTCGCAGTGGCCCATGGCCTGGACCTGGAGGGTGCGCCCGGGGGCCAGGGGTACGGGAATCGACTGGCGGAGCATGGTGGGGCTTTCCGCTGGTTTCAGACGCAGTCCGACGCCGCCCTGGAAGCCCTGATCCTCGCGTTCGATGGCGGCATCCGCGCCCTCGTTGGCGATCCAGCCCACCGGCATGCCGTCGCGCCAGGCCTCGAAGCCGTTGTTGCGGAGGCGGTAGCCCTGGGGCGCCACGCGGACGCGCGCGAATGCCTCGCCCGGCGTGGACCCGTCTTCCGCCGGCGCCACGCCGATGCGGATTGACTGGGCGCCATCGCCCGCGCCGCGCCGATCCAGGGCGACTCCCGGCGGCAGTTCATCCTGGGACCAGCCGGCTTCGAAGTCGCTGTTGATGGCGAGGTTGGTGACCGGCGCGCCGAGCGCGTAGAGGCGCAGCCCATCCACGGTGTTGTTTTCGAGGAAGTCGCGGTGGCGCGCGCCGGCGGCGGTGAAGAAGTTTTCGAAATC includes the following:
- a CDS encoding glycosyltransferase, encoding MPPRVCIFARESLLHWSAFYVKAFRQACDTIAIGPATGPENHDFPDWAAVERYVVKNDIISDADDAGALLALLPEGWTPDLVVAIQSGGPVIAGIAELGCPTAYISVDTWHDPRDFVLAHQYDFVFLAQKGIAPLMRQMGCRHAFWLPLACDPEAHYAAEVPEEFDIAFIGSTHFMVNRQRVARLKRLEAEFKLGYAFGLGSDAMAEAYGRARLIFNASIAQDVNMRVFEALATGKPLVTNAEAAANGLFELFEDGRHLIAYTDDNLMERVRHALDHPDWAAAIGEAGRREALEKHTYVHRVRELLEIVARHAPGLAEGGARPRKSGQRVAEFVPWGARRLLDVGMGLDASRVALRRLGVEYVAAIAPDSGALERRGRSYDAAALLDPGAPLPGADYDAILWRKPVESGLEWDYVFNASTAALAEGGHVLFVLDEADILASAGELAFSALVRWMAPWRYRPLVWRHGSERGHYHLVVACQQTATPDEIVAQLYRAFPVNGVDTNPGVQIFSGEGPGSPGAGRP
- a CDS encoding carboxypeptidase regulatory-like domain-containing protein is translated as MTAHRPIRGPAGIPGRWLLCGAACCLAAMAAAADHTTYVVALPGANRDTLAAVEALGGVIDHFDGREARAYIHADHWERFQAAGLPHAIVEVQPRDAKALAEYPSYAAIGDILAQAAEDHPDIVRLFSLGRSVQGREIWAILITDQPDVEEDEPEFAYISTLHGDEPVGTVLCLNFLSDLLAGYGNDPGVTDLVNETAIWLVPLANPDGYTLGIRWNANNVDLNRAFPEFSRDFTGTVFDLGAPDTAGRQPEVAHLMRWTAEQSLVLGANYHTGALLVNYPYDEEPGIPSGSDAPTPDDPLMRDISSAYAERNPPMFNSPAFPGGVSNGSAWYSISGGMQDWQYRYAGMVNVTLEVSNIKAPASAALAGLWEENRAAMFAYLDLVHRGARGVVTDRVSGAPLHARVLVDDNPQPVFTDSDAGDYHRMLLPGTYTLRVEAPGYIPFVVRGVTVDGNGATRADAALSTGDVNRDGDVNAADLQLVINAVLELNNLPDADVDGGGVGATDVQHLVNRVLRR
- a CDS encoding PKD domain-containing protein — protein: MTRYILAGLLCLAASADTPEAPGSIFDTDSGAPGLTGGIADPDAPVENILPDKEEDPMGHALANMELRQKVAQLMVVTMEGSHAPSVADLAYLKSYTPGGAIIPRILKPTYAAIYVTKLRGVEQVSGIPLWIGTNIYRLTRSEREDFNEFVQLPSPLSLAAANDERVTRDVAQLLAEHLSLMGFNLHLGPSLEMAPTLPGAEGTVYTLGSDPAFIGGAFGIMRDVFRDHGVLAVPLGFPGGGANRARKTSAVLLTPSATLVETDLAPYIQAIAGGSPIIHVGNTLVPTLDPASPPACVSEAVIGGLLRRDLGYQGIILAGPMDTQDVAGLLDPAVAAIRALSYGADMIYWNAAGNSEMRAVDNIVLAVKDGRLSEEVIDRALKRVLDYKFEHRQAEVMALKEKKAAPLEKQAQLAKRVQAIERQAVTVVQNRGGVLPLRKDASMPIGVTGVVGVETLAKGLEKHIKPISRQLITTARHIGEIKDFEIRRVTSHIRGIRTVVLILTDTDRPGGQVALIKALKEKGVNVVVVLLGYPSNLPHLAIADAIVLAYCDPAKYEQTIGSMADILAGEAPIGFMHVPGDIRVPVGVSKRYNAFDLVRVPSGRLPISLSDRFTVGLSAPYDPQYTVKRVQWDFGNGKKSKSQETLHTYNEPGRYLVSLSVTSKKGETAAYTFYVVADAGGP
- the thiH gene encoding 2-iminoacetate synthase ThiH: MSFKPTIAQWPAERLQPLYQEATPAQVEAALDKDDLDIAALGALLSPAARAFLEPMAQKANRLTRWHFGRTISLYAPLYISNLCAADCVYCGFSVRSGNKEKRVTLRPREIRRECEALATLGYENILILTGEAPKRVKVEHIADAIGIAREYFSGVSVEVYAVDEADYRRWVEAGLEGVTLYMETYHRPTYAQVHLEGQKADYDYRLDATERAGNAGVRKLSIGALLGLHQWRDELIWVGLHARHLQKACWQSAISVSFPRILHMPERFQVRDFVRDADLVQGMLALRLFLPEVGFNLSTREASAFRDKLIPLGVTHMSAGSSTRPGGYATRGVEVLEQFEIEDLRSPGEVVEAIRAAGYDPVWKDFDRAFDRA
- the thiE gene encoding thiamine phosphate synthase, encoding MDLASRMARFEAADLYVVITSEFCAGRTPLDVLDACLRAGVRLIQFREKSAPAAELVALGHAFADRCREAGALLIVNDRVDVALAIGADGVHLGQDDFPVADARRIAPDLLVGASTHNLEEALAAQNAGATYVNIGPIYATQTKSVPTGAVGPEMIDAIRPHLRIPFTCMGGIKAHNLAEVVRRGTRRIAVVTAVTAAENVQAAARDLRRAIHEAANRN
- the thiS gene encoding sulfur carrier protein ThiS, which produces MQVSVNSESHDVAPGTSLQALLDAMEINCEALVVQRNDDIVARQDFAATELADGDVLELVRFVGGG